In Vigna angularis cultivar LongXiaoDou No.4 chromosome 8, ASM1680809v1, whole genome shotgun sequence, one DNA window encodes the following:
- the LOC128193760 gene encoding uncharacterized protein LOC128193760, whose protein sequence is MEMEEDVNVPLILGRPFMKTARVLIDVENGKLKVRMKDEEVNFDVFKAMSHPKDDKECFHLDSLDEICMIQENKASNTLSLEEMLVDTYEEFNEKEEELIDECTTDLEEFKKVPLQNTEEKAKVSKMELKRLPLHLKYAFLEEGGNKPVIINNSLSPKEEEKLVEILKANKGAIGWSISNLKGISPTYCMHKIFMEDEYKPVAQPQKRLNLVMKEEVRKKVLKLLEAGIIYPISDSAWVSPVQVVPKKGGMTVISNEKNELIPTRTVTRWRMRIDYRKLNNATRKDHFPLLFMDHMLERLSGQAFYCFLDRYSGYNQIVVDPKDQEKTTFTCPFGGFAYRKMSFGLCNAPGFRDACKPSSQI, encoded by the coding sequence atggagatggaggaggacGTGAATGtacctcttattcttgggagacctttcaTGAAAACAGcaagagttttgattgatgtggAAAATGGCAAACTGAaggtgagaatgaaagatgaagaagtaaattttgatgTCTTTAAAGCCATGTCTCACCCAAAAGATGATAAGGAATGTTTTCATCTGGATTCTCTTGATGAAATTTGTATGATACAAGAGAACAAAGCAAGTAATACTCTTTCTTTAGAGGAGATGCTAGTTGACACCTATGAAGAgtttaatgaaaaagaagaggaacTAATTGATGAATGCACGACTGATTTGgaagaatttaaaaaagttCCTTTGCAAAATACAGAAGAAAAAGCCAAGGTAAGCAAAATGGAGCTGAAGAGGTTACCACTACACTTGAAATATGCGTTTCTAGAAGAAGGTGGAAACAAACCAGTTATCATCAACAATTCTCTCTCtccaaaagaagaagaaaagttggtagaaataCTCAAAGCCAACAAAGGAGCTATTGGATGGTCAATCTCAAATCTCAAAGGTATAAGTCCAACatattgcatgcacaagataTTCATGGAGGATGAGTACAAACCAGTTGCTCAACCACAGAAGAGGCTCAATCTAGTGATGAAGGAGGAAGTGAGGAAAAAAGTGCTAAAGTTACTTGAAGCTGGCATTATTTATCCTATTTCTGACAGTGCATGGGTAAGCCCAGTACAAGTGGTACCAAAAAAAGGTGGGATGACGGTTATttctaatgaaaaaaatgagctCATACCCACAAGGACTGTTACACGATGGAGGATGCGCATTGACTACAGGAAGTTGAACAATGCTACTAGAAAGGATCACTTTCCCCTTCTGTTTATGGATCATATGCTGGAGAGACTGTCAGGTCaggctttttattgctttctggATAGATATTCAGgttacaatcaaattgtggtggaCCCTaaagaccaggagaagacgACTTTCACATGCCCATTTGGAGGTTTTGCCTACAGAAAAATGTCGTTtgggttatgtaatgctccaggtTTCAGAGATGCATGCAAGCCATCTTCGCAGATTTAA